Proteins from a genomic interval of Toxotes jaculatrix isolate fToxJac2 chromosome 5, fToxJac2.pri, whole genome shotgun sequence:
- the edc3 gene encoding enhancer of mRNA-decapping protein 3, whose product MAADWLGSLVSINCGPTLGVYQGEVSSVDQSSQTISLRQPFHNGVKCPVPEVTFSAIDIKELKILDIRNGNVRISSSASTKVSSAPVAVPKGDPRSVEKLNSPQHCSKSYGERHLDVPGQPKGFRRRHNSWSSSSRGANQVTPKKNGVKNGQMKHRDDECFGDGVDDGLDTDFDFEGNLALFDKAAVFSEIDISERRNGARSRGTPQEQTPLRYRHDENILEAKPVVYRQITVPQPGVKEYCTDSGLVVPSISYELHKRLLSVAERHGLSLERRLEMTGVCASQMALTLLGGPNRFTPKNLHQRPTVALLCGPHVQGAQGISCGRHLANHEVEVILFLPNFVKMLDSVTSELTLFNKTGGKQVSSIRDLPDTPVDLIINCLDCHENTFLMDQPWYRAAADWANQNRAPVLSLDPPVSGQGQAVEAKWSLSLCLPLPLGEGAGRVYLCDIGVPRQVFQEVGIKYHSPFGCKFVIPLHSA is encoded by the exons ATGGCTGCGGATTGGTTGGGTAGTTTGGTGTCAATTAACTGTGGACCAACACTGGGAGTCTATCAAGGAGAGGTATCGTCTGTGGACCAGTCCAGCCAAACTATCTCTTTAAGACAACCTTTCCATAATGGGGTCAAGTGCCCTGTTCCTGAGGTCACATTCAG TGCCATTGACATAAAGGAACTCAAGATTCTAGATATCAGAAATGGCAATGTTAGGATCAGCTCCTCTGCATCTACAAAGGTAAGCAGTGCTCCAGTTGCAGTCCCAAAGGGTGACCCCAGGTCTGTGGAGAAGCTAAACTCTCCTCAGCACTGCTCTAAAAGCTATGGAGAGCGTCATCTGGATGTTCCTGGCCAGCCTAAAGGATTCCGTCGAAGACACAACTCCT GGTCATCAAGTAGCCGAGGGGCAAACCAAGTGACACCAAAAAAGAACGGGGTGAAGAATGGTCAGATGAAGCACAGAGATGATGAGTGTTTTGGCGATGGTGTGGATGATGGCCTGGACACAGACTTTGATTTTGAAGGAAACTTGGCTCTTTTTGACAAAGCAGCAGTTTTCTCAGAGATTGACATATCAGAGCGCCGTAACGGTGCAAGGTCACGTGGGACGCCACAAGAGCAGACGCCTTTACGGTACCGGCATGATGAGAACATCCTGGAGGCCAAACCTGTTGTATACAGACAGATTACTGTACCACAGCCTGGGGTCAAAGAATACTGCACTG ACTCTGGGCTTGTTGTACCTAGTATATCTTATGAGCTACACAAGCGTCTCTTGTCGGTCGCTGAGCGTCATGGTCTTTCATTGGAGCGAAGACTGGAAATGACTGGAGTGTGTGCCAGTCAGATGGCACTTACATTGCTCGGTGGGCCAAATAG ATTCACTCCAAAAAATTTACATCAGCGTCCCACAGTGGCTCTGCTGTGTGGCCCTCATGTTCAGGGGGCTCAGGGCATCAGCTGTGGTCGTCACCTGGCGAATCATGAAGTGGAGGTCATCCTGTTTCTGCCCAATTTTGTCAAGATGCTCGACTCTGTCACCAGCGAGCTCACGCTCTTCAACAAAACTGGGGGCAAACAGGTGTCAAGTATCAGAG ACCTTCCAGACACCCCCGTGGACCTAATCATTAACTGCCTGGACTGTCATGAGAACACGTTCCTGATGGATCAGCCTTGGTACCGAGCAGCTGCAGACTGGGCTAACCAGAACCGAGCCCCGGTACTCAGCTTAGACCCTCCTGTTAGTGGCCAGGGTCAGGCAGTTGAGGCCAAGTGgtccctctctctttgcctcccgCTTCCCCTGGGTGAGGGAGCTGGCAGGGTTTACCTGTGTGACATAGGTGTTCCTCGCCAGGTGTTCCAGGAAGTGGGAATCAAGTACCATTCTCCGTTTGGGTGCAAATTTGTCATCCCCCTGCACTCTGCATAG